The Arabidopsis thaliana chromosome 5, partial sequence genomic interval TTGTTTGTCACAAAAACCAATCTCTTTCcctgaaaaaaaatcagtaatACCAAGAACAACAATTGATGTAATGGAAGAAACATTCAAAAAGAATTTGACGCATAACCATTTCacactttaaaataaattgaacAAGAGATTCGCTTACCAACCTTGGCACGAAGCATATCAAGAGTTTCAGGAACTCCCTCTATCAATTTATCTCCCTTCCAAATCACACCTTCAAACACacaagaataaagaagaaagcaaagagaaaaTTCAGCACATTTTGGCTATTTTGACAACCTAAACTAATCCATGAGACCTatagaaaacagagtatttttGCTATTTAAGGCGTCTACAATGGCCAAAAAGAGACCACAGCAATCTTCTTATTCCAAAACTTGTAACATATACTGTTGTAACCTCTCATTTGTAGTCAATGCAAATCAACACCACAACGCATAatagtgaagaaaaaaaccaaagatcTAATCAAGAAACTCCATCATTATATCAACTCCCACTATCTACACATAATCTAAACTAAGTGATTATCAGATTtcattttgtggttttgttgATACTGACCATCACAATCGAAGATAAAAGTTTCGACAGAATCAATGAGCTGATCAGCGTTCTCAAGCTGTTGTGTGGCCATAGCTCTTGGTGTAATATTGGAACTCGTCATTCGAAGAGGCTTATGGTTGATTTTACGAATACAGCCGCcacagaaagaagaagaacgataACCGGAGAGGGTTTTCAGACAGAAGATAGGCTTTGAGTTTggtaagagagaagaagatgagaccGGTGTAACAGCAGAAGCAACTGATCTACTCagcatttttctctctttttctctgtttccgcttcttttggtattttttttttttaaagaaaaaataaaaaaatttgattctgtttctttaaCGTGAATATGGATGGTGCTGACGTGGTGAATTGGGTGGATGTGGTAAAGATATCATCCTAATATTTCTTAGCCAACAAATTGGATGAAGAATTGTTGGACACACAttgtggaaaacaaaaaattattgtaCAAACATTGAAATGTGACACTTtatcaggaaaaaaaacattgaaatgtGACATGACTTGCACTTTACAAGCACCAACCAAATTAGGTCTGGACGTTTACTTGGTTACGAAATCGGTTATATTTCGTTTTggttctttcatttttttagaatttatgATCTATGTAAGGTACACAAAAAAACTTGGTTTGGTTCAGGTTTGGGTCCGGTGCTTCGGCTCACGagtttatgatccatttggaTATTTTTCAGGTATTTCCggtatatataattgtatttcgGGTATTTTTGAGTATCCAAAATAGTTAGGATTGGTTCTAGTGGGTTCTTTCGGTTATGAAGtttataatttactttttggTTCCAGTTTGGTACTTTTGGTTCGATTATTTTGCCCACTAAATCAAACacatagaagaagagataagCTCAAAGGTCAGGTGTTTTGAGAACTTCCATTGGAGTAGGGTTTAGGAAAAAACTGTACTAAATTACTGGGATTGTATCCATGGAATGATTTTAGGTTCATTGTTTTACCTTTGATGTAATTAAATTTAAGTCACACAATTTCTTACTACTAGATGGGGTAGAGAGAAACTTTGTTACCTCTTAGCTGTAGATTCATTAACATTATTGCAtatattttggtcaaaattcAACAATATACATTAAAGTGCCTAAAAACGATGTTGACCTTTTTATGTgtctaaacaaaaattcatataagaaaatacacACTAAGACGAATTATTTGTACACCATTTAAAGTGTGACATTAATCACATTACAAGCAAGAACCAACACACACACGTGTAAATGAATAGAATAAAATGACGAAATTGGAAATTAAATCTTGAGTTGAAATGGGTAAGAAGGCCAATCCTtgagatcttcttcttgccTCCTCACcttaaaatcatcatcatctacaacACTCTCATCCAAATAATCACTATACTTCAACAAAAACGCTAACACAAGAACAATCCACTCTAAGCAAAACATCAATACACACAAACCACCAGAGAGTTTAAGTATCACTTCACCGTCTTCTTCCCGAACATAAGATTTCAAGAACCTAAGGAAATCCCCTGTTCTCGTGAATATCAGAACAGAGACAGCGCCTTGGAAAATGGCCGTGAGGACTGTGGCTACCATGTGTGAACCGTATAATCTATCGCTCGCGGTGGCGGATGTGGAGGAGGCGAAGATCGAGCAGCCGGATACCGCGGTTGCGATTGTGAGAGTGTAGAGGAAGATAAGGGAGAGACCGGAGAGAGATGGGAAGAGACGGAGGGAGATTGTGAGGAAGATGCAACTTGAGGCTGAGCCTAAGAGGATGTAGTTGCAGAGAAGGAAGATGTTGTGTGTGTTGCCTTTCGATTTCGACATTCCCATTTTCTCGAATTCAAGAAGAgaactttggtttttttttggggttttgatgtttgtttttgtgtttcttgatAAGTTCACTTTGATTTGGGGTTTATATGCATacataagaaacaaagttGAGGTAAGAGAAAGTAGAGATTTTGTTGGGATTAACggtcgtttttgtttttgaaaatatgaccGTTATGACTTAAGGACGAAGACAGAATAATTCAATTAAGGTGTAACGGCTCGATAactttttaatcttgttttttaattggtttttaatAGTATGGTTTTGTAAGTTTTAAGGTCAACTATGTGAAT includes:
- a CDS encoding uncharacterized protein (unknown protein; FUNCTIONS IN: molecular_function unknown; INVOLVED IN: N-terminal protein myristoylation; LOCATED IN: endomembrane system; BEST Arabidopsis thaliana protein match is: unknown protein (TAIR:AT5G36710.1); Has 1807 Blast hits to 1807 proteins in 277 species: Archae - 0; Bacteria - 0; Metazoa - 736; Fungi - 347; Plants - 385; Viruses - 0; Other Eukaryotes - 339 (source: NCBI BLink).), with the translated sequence MGMSKSKGNTHNIFLLCNYILLGSASSCIFLTISLRLFPSLSGLSLIFLYTLTIATAVSGCSIFASSTSATASDRLYGSHMVATVLTAIFQGAVSVLIFTRTGDFLRFLKSYVREEDGEVILKLSGGLCVLMFCLEWIVLVLAFLLKYSDYLDESVVDDDDFKVRRQEEDLKDWPSYPFQLKI